In the Desulfitobacterium hafniense DCB-2 genome, GACAAAGTTTCGCGAACCCAATATCTTATAAAAGGACGGCATTCTGAAGGCTGAGACAGGCAAGAGGTCGGAATAAAAATCCTCGCACACTTTCTCGAAGCAGGCCTCTAAATCCGTCGTATCCCATTGGACCTTTTTTAAATCCATGCCGGCATATTGAATAGCAAATTCATGGGTAAACATTGACATAATGGGCACCCGCTTGGGGATTTTCCCGTCAATCAGATCCGTGAATAACTGTGTTCTTTCAGCCATCTTATCAGACATGTTGTTCCACCCACCTCTGACAAATTTTTACGCCCTCGGCGGCATTGGTTGTAAACATATCGGCTCCGATCTGTTTGCAGGCCTCCTCGGTGACAGGGTTGCCGCCGATGATGACCTTCACCTGATCCCGCAGGCCCGCCGCTGCCAAAGCGTCAACGGTTGCTTTCATGGAATCAATGGCCAGGGTAAGAACTCCGCTCATCCCCAGTATTTCTGCTTTCACCTCTTTTACCTTGTCCACAAAAACCCCAGGCTCCACATCGATGCCCAGATCATGGACGACAAAACCTGCCGCCTCCACCATACTGGCAAAGATGTTTTTGCCAGTATGGTGCATATCCCCCTGGACCGTGCCGACAACGATGCTGCCCACCTTGCTGTTGCTGTCTCCGCCAATCACAGGTTTCAAAAGATCAAATGCCTCGCTTAAAAGTTCACCGGCGAAAATAAGGTCACCAACATAGTACTCCTTTTTTTCATAAAAGTCTCCGACGATGCTCATCCCTTTTTGACAAGCTGCAACCACTTGGTTGGCCTCCGCCATACTGGGCTTGGAGGCAACAAATTCCTCCAGTAAGCTTACTACTTGTCCTTCGTCCAGATCCCCAATGGCCTGTGTCAATGCATTTAAATCCAGCATCCTTTTCACTCCCTTAATGTTTTTAATAACCGGAAAGTTACATATACCTGTATATACAGCTTGGGGCAAAATAAAAGATGTTCTATGTTTTTATATTAACACGCCAGAACTATTTGTCAATATCAAATATTCAATCAATTTCTACTATTTTTGCGCTTATTTTTACTTAGGGCTGGCGCTTACCCTGGCACTCACTATCCTTAGCAAGCTGTTTATACTCATGAGGATTCATAACACCCCTAAGTTTAACCCGACCCGCAAATACAGCCCGCCGCCTAAGCATAGCAAAAGAGCCCCTAGAATCCAGTAATCCATTGCCGTCGAAGGGTGTTCATGGCTTGGGGTTATCGAGGAGCTATATCCGTAACCGCGGTTCAGCATACCTTTTGCTAAGTCCTCGGCAATCAAAATAGCATTTACAAATAAAGGGACCATAATCGCAAGATAGGTTTTGAGCCGCCCTATACTGCTTTGATCATTGATCCTGACACCCCGGGCCCTTTGCGCTTCGATAATAAGCAATCTTTTTTTATCCAGTGTGGGGATAAAGCGCAAGGCTGTCGTGATCATAAAGGTTATTTCCGCCGGCACCCTAAGCCGATTCAAAAACTCCATGAACTCATCCAGGGGGGTCGTTAAGGTTAGCAGAGAGGACCCCAATACCATAATAAGCAGGCGGCAGATGTAATTAATCCCCGTTAAAAAGCCTCCCACGGACAAGGCAAGCCGCCCCTCATTGGCTGCGGAGAAAAGAATAACCTGACTTATTTCGCTCTGAAATCTTTCCTGAGGGTAAGTTATGCCGGTAAAAAGAAGCAGAAAGAGACAGATGGGCATTAAAGGCCGGATCATCTGCCAGACTTTCTGCACAGGGATTTTGCTTTGCAGTGCTAATATTAGGATGCCGAGTAAACAACTTAAATTGTAGAGAGGATTTTGAAACAAAAAACCCCAGATAACAGCCACTAGAAAACCACATATTTTGGTACGGATATGGAGACGGTGCAGCAGAGAGTCCCCTGGCAAGTAGTCTATAAACAAGGTTTCCTTTCCCCCTCCTCAATGAGCTGGAACAATGCCTGCCTGAATTCCTCAGCCGATTGGGCAGAATAGCCCAAATCCTGCAGTCTTTGATTTAAGACGCATAATTGGGGAGGAAGGACTGCCGCCTGCCGGAGCATGGATTCATCAGCAAAAGCCTCCCAGGGAGGGGCATCGATCATCACCTGACCCTCCCGCAAAATGATCACCCGTTCGGCATAGTCGGCAACACTGTCCATATCATGGCTGATCATCAGAATGGTGGTCCCCTTTCTATGGAGCTGCTGAAGCAGCTTCATAATTTTCTCCACCCCCACCCAATCGAGACCTGTCGTCGGTTCATCAATGACGAGAATTTCCGGGGTAAGGGCTAAAACGGAAGCCACGGCGATGAACTGCCTTTCCCCTTTACTTAGAGTGTAGGGATGAACCTGACGATAGTTTTCCAGCCCGGTTAAGGCCAAGGCCTGGGTGATCCTCTCTGCAATCTCCGTCCTGGTAAAGCCGGCGTTCTTCAGGCCAAACTCCAGCTCCTTCTCTACCGAGACGGAAAAGATCTGGTGATCAGGGTTCTGGAACACATAGCCGACAGTTTTGGCTAACTGGGCCGTGTCAACATCTTTAGTATTCAGGCCCTTGACGATAACTTCCCCCTCGGTGGGCTTAAGCAAGCCATTGATGTGTTTGGCTAAAGTGGTTTTTCCGGCTCCATTGGAGCCTGCCAAAGCCACAAATTCTCCCTTTTCAATGGTCAGATCAATCCCCTGTACGCCTATTTGTCCCGATTCAAATCGGTGCACAAGCTGCGTAATTTGAATCAAGGCTGAATTCAGTGAGCTCTTCTCTGCTTCCTTTTCTTGATGGACTTTGCCTCTTGCCGGCGGCTCACTCGGCGGGACCACTCTGTTTTGTAGGCTGGGCCGCCCTATTAAATTGCGGATCAGGGATTCCGCCTCGGCAACATCCAAAGGAATGTCCTGGCCTTCAATCCATCCTCTTTGCCAAAAACTCCAGCCTAATAAGCTGACTGGCAAGGGCTTGATCCCGAATTCCTGCAAAAGAGGGATATTGCGGAAAAGCTGTTCCGGTATCCCTTGCCAGGCAACTTTCCCGTGCTTAAGTACGATAACTTCGTGGGCTCTATGCAGAATTTCTTCACTGGAGTGCTCGACGACAAGAATCGTCCGCTCTTTTTCACGACAGAGATCATCCAAGGTGCGATAGACCTGGAACCGTCCTTCCGGATCCAGTTCAGAAGCCGGTTCATCCATGACCAATAGTTCCGGTTCCAGGGCCAGCACTCCGGCGATCACCAGCCGTTGTTTTTCCCCGCCGGACAGCTCCGCTGTAGAGCGCTGATCATAGCCATTCAGCCGGACTTTGGCCAAGGCCTGGGCAACCCTTCGGTGAATTTCCTGCAGGGGTACACCGAAATTACGAGGGCCAAAAGCCACATCCTCCCCCACTGTTCGCCCGACGATCTGACTTTCTGCATCCTGAAGTACAAGCCCTACTTGCTTAGCCAGGTCCTGCACCCGGACCTCACGTGTCTCTTCCCCCCCAATCCTGACCTCTCCCTGCAGCTCTCCTTGCAGAAACTGGGGAATCAAACCATTCAGACACAAGCTTAAGGTTGTTTTACCTGCTCCCGTGGGACCCATCAAAGCGATGAATTTTCCTTTGGCCACTGCCAGGCTGACTTGTTTTAAACTCTCCTCTTCAGCTCTTGGATAACGATAAGAAACATCTCTTAATTCAATCACTGTCTCCACCCCAGCACTCCTCTAGATCAACCGGCTTCCTTTAAGCGCTTTATAGGCTAAGGCCGATACGGCAACATTTAAGACCGACCCTAATAACAGAAAGGGCATTAACCCTAAGACTGCACCCATACCACCGATGGGGAATACGGAAAAGGCCGCCACCACACCATTGAGGAGGGAGGTAATAATCACGGCAGGAATCAAACCGATTTTCTTATTGACCAGGCGATAAATCAAGGCAAAGACAGCCATTTCTATGGCGATCACCAAATGCATAGGAATTCCCAGGGGAAAACCGACCACCGCCGAGGTGAGCAGATGACCTATGGCAATAACAATACAGCCTTCTATGCTGCCAAAAGCCAAAGCGCTGAAAAAACCCGGAGCAGAATCCAGGGCCACTGTCCCCAGCGGGCTGGGAATTTTAATCAAGGCACCTACCGCACTCAAGGCAAGAAAGACTGCCATGATGGCAATCCGTCGGATATTCTGAGCTGATTTGGGAATCGTTGTTTTCTTTGCAGGTTCAATCATTGTTATTCTCTCCTTCATTTCATTTCATTTTTTCTTTTCATTTAACTTGATAACCTGAATCTTTCCGCTAACCTTTCTCTTGGATTCTAATCTTCATTTTCTGTTAGGAGACCTCCACCTCCATCCTCCTCCAGCCTGCCGATTTTATGGATGGGTAGCTTGCCGAAATCCCCTAATTCAATATCCTCAGCGGCCGTAAAAATGAGACAAGTTGAAGGCCCTGCCGATTTATTGATATCAAGTCTGCATTGGGAATCTTCTCCAAATCGGGCACCGACAGCTTGGGCAAGGGCTTCGGCTTCACCCCGTATCCCTTGGGAGCCTACGGGAATAATGTCATACACCCCAGGAATATTAAGCAATTGAATAAGATGTATCCCCTGCAGAATATCCGGATCTTCCGGGTCAGCCGCCTCAGTTCCCACTTTGGGGAGCCCCAGACAAAACAGGCTGTTGCCCGGCCTGGCTCTGCCAATGCGAAGTTTATCCTGATCGCAAAGCCCTATGACCGTGATGCCTAAGCCGGTTTGTTCTGTGGGCATATTCTTTTCCGTGCTGACGGCCGCAGGCAGGGAGAGCAGGTTCATAGCCTTCAGCTCTTCTCTCACCCCCTTCATTATTTCTTCCCCTGCGGGCAGGGGCTCATTGGCAATGGCAATGCTGAGCATCTGGGGAACCGCTCCCACCGCCAGCACTTCCAACAAAGCGACCCGGGCCGTCATCCTGCCGGTTACCCTCCAGGGAACTTTGACTGCATCCAGCTCTTTCTCACCAATAGCACCGCATGAATCGCAGGCTGCGACAAGATATTGAGCATCATTCAGGGCAACCACCTCAACATCTCTTCCCTGATATCCCAAGGCCCTCAACTCTCCTCTCCAATAATTTTTATAAAAATAAAAAGTCCATAGCCACCTCGCTTCTCCTTGCAGACAAAGCAAAATGACCATGAACTTTACCAAACTTCATGTGTCCCCGGATCCAGGCAGGTCTCCTGACTTCGAGTCATTGTCTCCTTGCTGCCTTCCCAGTTACCCAGTGGCATTCAGCGCTGAGACTCCTCTTTACAGTGGCGGGTCCGTCCGGGAATTGCACCCGGTTCCCTATTCTCCCTTCTTGGCGAAGGGCACCTGAAATCCTTAAATTGTTAAGACCTACTAAATTCAGTTTAGCCAAAACCAGAATAATGTCAAGTCAAAAATTCGTCCTATTGCCAAAGTAAGGGGGTGTTCTATCTTCTAAACCAATCAGGCCGGAGGATTGTTCCTATTGAAACAATCCTCCGGCCTGATCCATCTGCTTTTGAAATTTATAATTTATAGGCCTGCTTGCTCCCGCAGGGCAGCGGCTTTATCGGTCTTTTCCCATGGCAGGTCCAGATCAGTGCGGCCAAAGTGTCCGTAAGCAGCCGTTTGGCGGTAGATGGGACGGCGCAGATTCAGAGTCTTAATGATCCCTGCCGGACGGAGGTCAAAATTATTTTTGACCAGTTCGCCGATTTTTTCCTCGTCAATTTTGGCGGTTCCGAAGGTTTCCACCAGGACGGATACGGGCTGGGCTACCCCGATGGCATAAGCCAGCTGGATTTCACAGCGCTCAGCTAAACCGGCAGCCACCACGTTTTTAGCTACATAACGGGCGGCATAGGCGGCGGAACGGTCCACCTTTGTGGGGTCCTTACCGGAGAAGGCTCCTCCGCCATGGCGGGCCATCCCGCCATAAGTATCGACGATAATCTTGCGACCGGTTAAGCCGGCATCCCCTTGGGGACCGCCGATGACAAAACGGCCTGTGGGGTTAATAAAATAACGGGTGCTCTCATCCAGCAATTCCGATGGGACCACGGGAAATACCACATGCTCCAGGAGATCCCGGCGAATCCGCTCCTGAGTTGCTTCCGGATGATGCTGAGTGGAGATCACGATGGTATCGATACGGACAGGGCGATTATCCTCATACTCTACCGTCACCTGAGTCTTGCCGTCGGGACGGAGGTAATCCAGGATATCCGACTTGCGGACTTCACTGAGGCGGCGGGCCAGACGGTGGGCCAGATCAATGGCCAGGGGCATATAGCTTTCCGTTTCGTTGGTGGCGTAGCCGAACATCATCCCTTGGTCGCCGGCGCCAATGGCTTCGATTTCTTCCTCGCTCATCTCCCCGTTTTTAGCTTCCAGAGCTCTATCCACTCCCAAAGCAATGTCGGCGGATTGCTCCCCGATGGAGGTGAGCACGGCACAGGTATCGGCATCAAAGCCATATTTGGCCCGGGTATAGCCGATTTCACGGATGGTTTGTCTTACTGTGCTGGGAATATCCACATAACAATTAGTCGTAATTTCACCGCTGACTAACACCAGGCCGGTGGTCACCGAGGTCTCACAAGCGACCCGGGCATTGGGATCTTTAGCGAAGATAGCATCTAAGATGGCATCGGAAATCTGGTCGCAGATTTTATCGGGATGTCCTTCTGTGACCGATTCGGAGGTAAACAGTTTTTTTGCCAATGAAGTCACTCC is a window encoding:
- a CDS encoding cobalamin B12-binding domain-containing protein, encoding MLDLNALTQAIGDLDEGQVVSLLEEFVASKPSMAEANQVVAACQKGMSIVGDFYEKKEYYVGDLIFAGELLSEAFDLLKPVIGGDSNSKVGSIVVGTVQGDMHHTGKNIFASMVEAAGFVVHDLGIDVEPGVFVDKVKEVKAEILGMSGVLTLAIDSMKATVDALAAAGLRDQVKVIIGGNPVTEEACKQIGADMFTTNAAEGVKICQRWVEQHV
- a CDS encoding energy-coupling factor transporter transmembrane component T family protein, whose product is MFIDYLPGDSLLHRLHIRTKICGFLVAVIWGFLFQNPLYNLSCLLGILILALQSKIPVQKVWQMIRPLMPICLFLLLFTGITYPQERFQSEISQVILFSAANEGRLALSVGGFLTGINYICRLLIMVLGSSLLTLTTPLDEFMEFLNRLRVPAEITFMITTALRFIPTLDKKRLLIIEAQRARGVRINDQSSIGRLKTYLAIMVPLFVNAILIAEDLAKGMLNRGYGYSSSITPSHEHPSTAMDYWILGALLLCLGGGLYLRVGLNLGVL
- a CDS encoding ABC transporter ATP-binding protein — its product is METVIELRDVSYRYPRAEEESLKQVSLAVAKGKFIALMGPTGAGKTTLSLCLNGLIPQFLQGELQGEVRIGGEETREVRVQDLAKQVGLVLQDAESQIVGRTVGEDVAFGPRNFGVPLQEIHRRVAQALAKVRLNGYDQRSTAELSGGEKQRLVIAGVLALEPELLVMDEPASELDPEGRFQVYRTLDDLCREKERTILVVEHSSEEILHRAHEVIVLKHGKVAWQGIPEQLFRNIPLLQEFGIKPLPVSLLGWSFWQRGWIEGQDIPLDVAEAESLIRNLIGRPSLQNRVVPPSEPPARGKVHQEKEAEKSSLNSALIQITQLVHRFESGQIGVQGIDLTIEKGEFVALAGSNGAGKTTLAKHINGLLKPTEGEVIVKGLNTKDVDTAQLAKTVGYVFQNPDHQIFSVSVEKELEFGLKNAGFTRTEIAERITQALALTGLENYRQVHPYTLSKGERQFIAVASVLALTPEILVIDEPTTGLDWVGVEKIMKLLQQLHRKGTTILMISHDMDSVADYAERVIILREGQVMIDAPPWEAFADESMLRQAAVLPPQLCVLNQRLQDLGYSAQSAEEFRQALFQLIEEGERKPCL
- a CDS encoding ECF transporter S component, with the translated sequence MIEPAKKTTIPKSAQNIRRIAIMAVFLALSAVGALIKIPSPLGTVALDSAPGFFSALAFGSIEGCIVIAIGHLLTSAVVGFPLGIPMHLVIAIEMAVFALIYRLVNKKIGLIPAVIITSLLNGVVAAFSVFPIGGMGAVLGLMPFLLLGSVLNVAVSALAYKALKGSRLI
- a CDS encoding AIR synthase related protein; the encoded protein is MGYQGRDVEVVALNDAQYLVAACDSCGAIGEKELDAVKVPWRVTGRMTARVALLEVLAVGAVPQMLSIAIANEPLPAGEEIMKGVREELKAMNLLSLPAAVSTEKNMPTEQTGLGITVIGLCDQDKLRIGRARPGNSLFCLGLPKVGTEAADPEDPDILQGIHLIQLLNIPGVYDIIPVGSQGIRGEAEALAQAVGARFGEDSQCRLDINKSAGPSTCLIFTAAEDIELGDFGKLPIHKIGRLEEDGGGGLLTENED
- the metK gene encoding methionine adenosyltransferase, translated to MAKKLFTSESVTEGHPDKICDQISDAILDAIFAKDPNARVACETSVTTGLVLVSGEITTNCYVDIPSTVRQTIREIGYTRAKYGFDADTCAVLTSIGEQSADIALGVDRALEAKNGEMSEEEIEAIGAGDQGMMFGYATNETESYMPLAIDLAHRLARRLSEVRKSDILDYLRPDGKTQVTVEYEDNRPVRIDTIVISTQHHPEATQERIRRDLLEHVVFPVVPSELLDESTRYFINPTGRFVIGGPQGDAGLTGRKIIVDTYGGMARHGGGAFSGKDPTKVDRSAAYAARYVAKNVVAAGLAERCEIQLAYAIGVAQPVSVLVETFGTAKIDEEKIGELVKNNFDLRPAGIIKTLNLRRPIYRQTAAYGHFGRTDLDLPWEKTDKAAALREQAGL